ttcagtcgatgtcagccaattcaataacaaatgcgtctaaagttgttgtcgtcgtcatagaatgtctgtgtatataattcaaaccttgtttgtatagtgtgtatccacacgtatatatatatatatatatatattttttaaagatattgtattaaaaactgtgtatgtttacttagcaaacgttatcacagtatttgtgtttgtagtttcaaaaaattgcgcgaaccttatcacagtgtgtgtgtgtgtgtgttgcacatccataattgcaaaggggacgcgattaaaactccataagtacataaatgtatcaaataaccattcagagacatcctgctccattctcaattgtgtttcttctgccggagtctcttcatcatctgggtctgattccggttcaaacatgtacggctgaatgccatacaaaacagcgggtctctcactctcagccattctgcttctaccgactgtttattgccataggtatgcaagttacgccctcatccaaaggcagggcggggatatgcagctcatttatatttaaggtggtacacaccaaaacagctctttttaaaacaggccccaaaaatgacattttcaaatggttataataaattaactgtggggtattttgaaaaatttctgaaacttcacaaatacattctggggacacccaagaccaatattacatcttgtaaaaaagggcataataggtgccctttaacgcGAAGGGCCTTGCATCACCAGTGCAGACCACCATCAGAAGCTGAAAGCATGCCTGGCCTCGGCGATTTACCTGACTGAATTTGGTGAGTGATGGTTTCAGGCCCGGATTGGCTAATCGGGAGCACCAGGAGAATTCCCGGTGGGCCGGTCTGTTTATTTGGCCGCGAGGGCCGGTGTTGTCATGGCACTGGGTTGAAATATGGATGCTCTAGAAACTGTGGACGCGGCCAAATGTACTAAGCTGAGTAGCCTAACTTTTTCCTAAAAAACATTCAGTGACGGATTTAGGCCTGGACGGCCCAGGCCGGCACGGGGCACCCGcgcaagaaaaaacaaacaaacgaatgCGCGATCGGGTTTTTACAGCTCGTTTGCACGCAACGTCAATGATATCATGTCACTCTGGGGGTAAATTAACCTGGACTCGGAGTGTGCGCTCGGAGAAGACAACTCACTCAAAAGTATACGAGAAGAAGGGATGAGGTGACGTCTGTAGGGACAGCGGGACAAGTTCTAAATCAACACTAAATTATGGTGAGGCAAAAGGTCTAAGCCACCGGAGGCCGATTTAAGTAAcgtgaataaataaaaaggaagagggGAAAACTAGCAAAAGATAAAGGCATGTATGCAGCTTACTCATATCGTAATAATAgtaggcaaataataaaatgtggcCTATCACTTATCTTATGTTGCTTGCTATGCTATTACACATtggccaacaatattcatttttctgtccaactagCTTAACCAGagagtaaaatgtgattttgtaacatgtaacttttttttaaacaaacgtaatagcctactttaatattttactgtaaagttgtgcaattttgtaggatttatggtattttgttttatttatttgccccaatttgtaataatttaagtatatacatttatataaaataggaaaattttatgttaaattcactttaataaagatctacatttctaaatttcattcatagtgatagacatgaaaaatgtgcctgggtttagtggacgattactgccatctactggaaagcaaacacttaattaaattaaaattaaaataacatgaatttttaactacagccactagatggttagagaattaatcaatggttcacattataaaatcataactataaaaataactatatcaaattttagcattttttgtactatcatttgtactatcatgggtatttgaagatatttttgaaaaatacaattatttacaaggttgtagagaacagtgcactattgcagacttatactgaggttttaattacattattttaatatagtcagtCGTGAATTAAAGTGGGCCGATCTAAGGCATGAAACTGTAGGGCTGAAAATGTGTCCAAATCCGGCCCTGGATGgtttcaataattttaatattttctggtaTATCTAAGTTAAGTTACCCAGGAGCTCTGTTGACATAGACTTAGCTAACGTTAGCTACAGCTTGATGAATTGAGTCATTGAACACAGCAGGAGAGAACGCAACGTTAGCCAGCTAGCTAAAGCTCTGGTGGAAAATTATTAGCTAACGCTACCGTTTTTGAGGAGGTAGATTTTGAGGTGAGGGGACTGACAAGGCAGAAGGTAAAGTGGTCCACCGTTCTATCAATAAGCAGACCTGCCCACCTGTACGCAATTTGCGTAGCGGATACGCATTTTGACttcaaagtacgctggtacgatttgtcactctaaaCTACGCAAAAACCTGGTGATGCCTCTGTGCACGCGCAGTCCTCAAATcaagcaacagcaaaagaagaagAGTTTGACCAATCATAGCGCTAGGTTCTTCCCCCAAATAGCAAGTGGGGATGATTGACAGATGCGTAAAGCCTATCATTAAAAAGAGACTGAAAATTGACACCAATAAAGATTCCCTCGATCCCCCTTCATAATACTTAGTAAGGAGgccataataatttttgactcatggctgaagttaagtttctccagctctccccaggttggcaaaaaaagcatcccaaaatgcatcagattgatgctttaaaatatggaatatttaaatttctcttctgggggagcatgcccccagACCCCCTAGAGGGGGAATATCCTCCTCATCTTTTTCACCCCTGACCCGTTTTCATGCCTGTGTATAGATCTGCTGCGGTTAATATATGTAGAGGAGAGCGAGGCACAACCTAAcgctttttgactttctcatttttttgtaaatctaCTTAGGGTTCAGAGAATTTCTTTTAttccacattaatttcacacgtgtctggtacaaatatgtggctttgtttcattaatacagtgtatacttttttctttatttaccccaAAAGAAGggaagtgaaatgtgacaacatgccccacaGGTGGGGCACATTGTAACATGTGATGGGGCACGTTGTAACATGACCATATGACAGCTAAAAATTGTAtctgatttaattaaaaatatatacatgacaaactaaaatattttgtcaataaaagacaaatattatttttttcatataaaataatggcattttttttagaaatacaaatttaaataattttgtggtTTGACAGTGAACACTCTCACAGAACACGAGATAAATAGACGAGCCACTACAAATGCTGTAAATttcttgaaataatattttctgcATGTTCAGGTTCTTCCTCTCAGTCTTTATTCACCTTTTTTCCATGGATTCTCAACAGATattcataaaagttaattatgCCAGTTGTATCGTAACTGTATAGAATATTAAAGTTCTAATAGCGGGGCGCATTGTAACGCAGTGTTACAATGAACCCTATCTGCGTGAAGCATGAAAGAACTACCCAAACTGCTAAACAACAGATTGGagtttaaaataatatcagatttgtctcattttaaataaacacaaaaaatctAGATGAAAATTACCCTAAGTAAGAAATTTACTTttgctattgttaaataaatgttcagtgatATCTTCCAAAGATTTCTGAATTTTGGCGCAATTTTTTCTCTATATTGTCGAGATGTCAACTAGTAAATATGCTTAAGTTTCTTCATGCTAGCTTGTGTGAAAGCATTTAAACCATGTGCGTTACAACTAACCCCGCGTTATTTTGTGCCCCGCGCTCCCCTacactatattgtacagcagcagcatgtcttgctcacagcagcgtgtcgtgtatgtatgggcagtagcaagtcccgtacttgctctgcagcagcagcttagcagatctattccaccaagaccaaacacAGACcaaacattgtcatatccattaccataccaaacaatctgagagttgtcatgacagaacctttttttttttttttttttacaaattcttGTGCCCTcataatgtttaatcaaaatatcttctcctcTCATTTGCAACGTTATCCCTTCTtatctctgatgacgtgtttactggagcaagggcgggacaacctgtcaattACACGAGATCAcacaatagcaaaccacaacaatccaatcaattcctgatggacaaagtcaagtcccaccctacattttttctttttcgaaAAGCCTTTTCACTCTGATATACATCActatagggaagaaaagactagtgCGGCTTCTGTTTCATGTGGACTTGAATGTTCCAAAGCTAAAAGGTCTGCACAGATAAAGCTGTAGCTTTTTTCCCACTTCCTCaaaaatgatttcatttgagTCACAGTGATTTTCTCTCATCATAAATACACAGAAAACTGTTAAGCCCTTTAAGACCTGTGCATCCTCAATAGACTCAGTTAAGTGCCAATAATGGCTCTCCTCTGGGTGTAAACCTCCTGCATTCTACAGATGAAAAATCAAACTTGGCCAACCTTCCTGGGCTTGGATCAATCTGTATCCTTATCATAACCCTTGTAACAAACAGCCTAAAAGCAAGCACTATCAGTTctgatataaacatatataaccAAAGCAAACTGACGTTTAAACAAACACCATATTGCAGAGCAACATTGTAATTAGAACGTGAAATGGAcctatatttagtttttttttttcttttttttttttcagttttggcGAGAAACCTATAATTGAACAGACACTTCCTCTCTCGCTTTCTGCGGCATTACGCACTGCACAACCTGCCCTTACTGACGCTCTCGGTCTCGTATTAGGGTTACAGGGGTCTTAGACCATATCAGCCTGTTCAGCCCTGGGCGGTGCAACACCTCTGTCAGCTCTCTGCAGTTATGCACACCAGGGAAAGGATTTTTATATATCACACAAATTATCACGGACACATTCTTGGCTTCGCACCAAACGAAAACGCGTTCATTTTCATCTCTGAGATCTAAAGTCTGCTGTGAGCGggagcgtttttttttttttttttctccagaagGACATTTAaaacggcaaaaaaaaaattaactttaagGAATTTGCTTTCTCTGGAATAGTTAAATATGACCTTTTTGCGCGCGTCCTGGAGAGCTGAAAAGTGATTTTTGCgcaaaaaaggaaacaaatcGAAGTAGAGCATGGATAACGGCactatattaaaattaaacGGCACTATCTTCAAATTAAACAACAACACTACTTCGTTATGGACTGATTATAGTGTCGAATACAAGGTCGCGAGCATCTTATTAGTGATTCTTATTTGTGGAGTTGGAATTGTTGGCAATATTATGGTCATTCTTGTGGTTTTAACGACCAAGCACATGCGTACCCCAACTAACTGTTACTTGGTGAGCCTGGCAGTTGCAGACCTTATGGTCCTAACGGCAGCAGGGCTGCCCAACATCACCGAGAGTCTGTTCGGTGGCCATTGGGTGTACGGATACGCCGGGTGCCTCTCCATAACTTACTTTCAGTACCTGGGCATCAACGCATCATCCTGCTCCATCACAGCCTTCACCATTGAACGCTACATCGCCATTTGCCACCCGATAAAAGCGCAGTTTATGTGCACCCTCTCCAGAGCCAAGAAGATCATTGTTTTCGTTTGGGTTTTAACTTCCCTCTATTGCGTTATGTGGTTTTATCTTTCCGACACGACAGAGATCGTTTTTGACAACGCTGTCCTCGTTACATGCGCCTACAAAGTATCCAGAAACCTGTATTTGCCAATATATTTCACAGACTATGCGGTGTTCTACGTTATCCCGCTTTTGCTGGCCACTGTTTTATATGGATTGATCGCAAGAATTCTTTTCCTCAACCCACTGCCGTCGGATCCCAAGGAAAGTCGAAGAAACTGGAAGAAGGAGTCATCCGTGCATGGGAACTCCAGGAGTTCCTCCAGCAGCACGACTGCTGCTTCTCGCAGACAGGTAAAGTGTTGATTTCATTCGGTTTATTTTACTCAGAATTGAGTTTTCTCCTGTGCGTAATTGTGCGCATGGGGAGCCAGCGGTAAGTTCTATAGCAGCATTCACTGGTTTGGAATGTGAATCGGAGTTTAATAATTCTGGTTCCAATTCCTCTAATCGGTTTATTGACTGTTTCATTTACAGTAGTTTACTTTCCATTTACGATAGATTACGACgatatgaatgaataaataaatgcatttcttATTGCATTTAGTGCAACAACAAACCGGAAATAAATTAATTCTTGCAATGCattttttcaaatactttttaatgacttttcaaaGACGTTTTAGCACTTAAGTAATTTTGCGTCTAGTGATCGGAATTCTATATTTTTGATTCGCTAAAAAATCTCATTCGACTCATTAGATTCATTTGGTAATAAAACTGCTCTGGTCGCGATGTATGTTTTAAAAGAACCGAATCATTAGAGTCATTCTTTCGAGATTCAGAATACATTGGTCATACTTGATTCGCATTAAAAAACGGTTCAAaagagtattttttttttagggaacTGGACTATGCTAGTTGCGCGGTATATTCGGTAGCGATGTTGCGGTAGTGCAGGAAACGTTCGTGATCCCCATCCAGAACACAGGCGTTTGCTATTTGAGAAATGTGATGTAGGCTATTGTGACGGCTCACATAGCCTCGAGCAGGTAAGGGTCTAAATGCATAGTGAAGGCAGACGCCATCTGATGAACTCGGAGCGACTGCACTTGCGTTGTTTTTGTCTTGCCCTAGGGCTCTTTGACTGCCCGTTTGTCCAACATGGTGAGAAAACATAGGCCTACCTCTCATGACCTTTATAAAATCAGTCGAAGTTACGAATTTGCTCTAGCTCTACAGTTGTGTGTTCCATGAATGAACCGTGACGTGTTATGGTGTGTTAACACATTTGGCAACAATCTGGCAAACAATACAACAGCTGTACCGTGATAATCATGTTTACACTGTTGCAGAAGGCTAAGATTGAGTGAGAAATTAAAATGAGTACGTTGATACCACTTTAATTAGAAAATAGGTATACTGTTACCGTGTCACCCATTTTCACAGACATTCACACATTGTTTAGTTTATTGAAAAGAGTattaaaggagtagttcacgttcaaattaaaatttcctgataatttactcacccccatgtcatccaagatgtccatgtccttctttcttcagtcgaaaagaaattaaggtttttgatgaaaaca
The sequence above is drawn from the Megalobrama amblycephala isolate DHTTF-2021 linkage group LG13, ASM1881202v1, whole genome shotgun sequence genome and encodes:
- the trhra gene encoding thyrotropin-releasing hormone receptor; translated protein: MDNGTILKLNGTIFKLNNNTTSLWTDYSVEYKVASILLVILICGVGIVGNIMVILVVLTTKHMRTPTNCYLVSLAVADLMVLTAAGLPNITESLFGGHWVYGYAGCLSITYFQYLGINASSCSITAFTIERYIAICHPIKAQFMCTLSRAKKIIVFVWVLTSLYCVMWFYLSDTTEIVFDNAVLVTCAYKVSRNLYLPIYFTDYAVFYVIPLLLATVLYGLIARILFLNPLPSDPKESRRNWKKESSVHGNSRSSSSSTTAASRRQVTKMLAVVVILFAVLWMPYRTLVVVNSFLKEAYLDTWFLLFCRLCIYMNSAINPIIYNAMSQKFRAAFQKLCHCRPQRSEKPPTYSVALTYSVIKETSNGESPDHYTTELDDIRGAAEELLPERKRLSFKESSLASKGTLASA